A single window of Aphidius gifuensis isolate YNYX2018 linkage group LG1, ASM1490517v1, whole genome shotgun sequence DNA harbors:
- the LOC122860334 gene encoding TGF-beta receptor type-1 isoform X3, whose translation MKINVIMCGGTTSIIVFITFIILIQTSSIVNGIKCYCDICADDNNTCTTDGFCFASSTRKDDTIIHDYRCLEKLTDGSQPDPPILCSNVKNLNTTVVFECCTKDYCNRGLKPKLHPIAREVTSAGGVGAWSTWKVALTIALPICGICIVVMIIYHVHLSRQRPARHFPDDSMEAPDQPILGGVTIRDMLEMTTSGSGSVGLPLLVQRSIARQIQLVETIGKGRFGEVWRGRWRGENVAVKIFSSREERSWFREAEIYQTVMLRHDNILGFIAADNKDNGTWTQLWLITDYHEKGSLFDFLNRTTVDVDVMIKMAHTMATGLAHLHMEIVGTQGKPAIAHRDLKSKNILVKINGTCAIGDLGLAVRHDVITDTVDIQLNNRVGTKRYMAPEVLEETINMNHFDSFKRADVYALGLILWEISRRCNVSGMHEEYQLPFYDVAPSDPTIEEMRKVVCIDRHRPTIPNKWCTIEALALMSKVMKECWYHNAGARLTALRIKKSIASYIALNGIK comes from the exons atgaaaattaatgtaataatGTGTGGTGGTACCACGagcattattgtttttataactttCATCATTTTAATACAGACGTCATCAATCGTTAATg gcaTAAAATGCTACTGCGATATTTGTGCTGATGATAACAACACTTGTACAACTGATGGTTTTTGTTTTGCAAGTTCAACAAGAAAAGATGACACAATAATCCACGATTACag GTGTTTAGAGAAACTGACTGACGGTTCGCAGCCTGATCCACCAATCCTCTGCTCAAATGTTAAAAATCTAAACACAACAGTTGTCTTCGAGTGCTGCACAAAGGATTATTGCAATCGAGGTCTCAAACCCAAGCTGCATCCAATCGCCAGAGAAG taaCGTCAGCTGGTGGTGTTGGAGCATGGTCAACATGGAAAGTTGCATTGACAATAGCACTACCAATATGTGGTATATGTATTGTTGTTATGATAATATATCATGTTCATTTGAGTCGTCAACGACCAGCAAGACATTTTCCTGATGATTCAATGGAAGCACCAGATCAACCAATTTTGGGTGGTGTCACTATCAGAGACATGCTTGAAATGACAACAAGTGGAAGTGGTTCag ttGGTTTACCACTACTTGTGCAGAGAAGTATTGCACGTCAAATACAACTTGTTGAAACAATTGGAAAAGGTAGATTTGGTGAAGTATGGCGTGGAAGATGGCGTGGTGAAAATGTTgctgttaaaatatttagttcACGTGAAGAAAGATCATGGTTTAGAGAAGctgaaatttatcaaactgTTATGTTAAGACATGATAATATACTTGGTTTTATTGCTGCTGATAACaaag ataatgGAACATGGACACAACTGTGGTTAATAACTGATTATCATGAAAAAGgttcattatttgattttttaaatcgtacaacagttgatgttgatgttatGATTAAAATGGCACACACGATGGCAACTGGTCTTGCTCATCTACATATGGAAATTGTTGGTACACAAGGTAAACCAGCAATTGCACATAGAGATcttaaatctaaaaatatacttgtcaAAATAAATGGTACATGTGCTATTGGTGATTTGGGTCTTGCTGTTAGACATGATGTTATAACTGACACTGTTgatatacaattaaataatagagTTGGTACAAAACGTTATATGGCACCTgag GTTCTTGAAGAGACTATAAATATGAATCATTTCGATTCATTCAAGAGGGCAGATGTTTATGCTCTTGGATTAATACTGTGGGAAATATCAAGACGATGTAATGTCAGTGGTATGCATGAAGAATATCAACTTCCATTTTATGATGTTGCACCTTCTGATCCTACTATTGAAGAAATGCGAAAAGTTGTTTGTATTGATAGACATAGACCTACTATACCAAACAAATGGTGCACCATTGAG gCACTTGCATTGATGTCTAAAGTCATGAAAGAATGCTGGTATCATAATGCTGGAGCTAGACTAACAGCacttagaattaaaaaatcaattgccAGTTATATTGCGTTGAACGGTATAAAGtga
- the LOC122860334 gene encoding TGF-beta receptor type-1 isoform X1: MKINVIMCGGTTSIIVFITFIILIQTSSIVNGIKCYCDICADDNNTCTTDGFCFASSTRKDDTIIHDYRCYDKETVFPSSDFSAWCNDDGVHGSPDGSEFVIECCQHANYCNRDIKPFFRPQMADSYRVTSAGGVGAWSTWKVALTIALPICGICIVVMIIYHVHLSRQRPARHFPDDSMEAPDQPILGGVTIRDMLEMTTSGSGSVGLPLLVQRSIARQIQLVETIGKGRFGEVWRGRWRGENVAVKIFSSREERSWFREAEIYQTVMLRHDNILGFIAADNKDNGTWTQLWLITDYHEKGSLFDFLNRTTVDVDVMIKMAHTMATGLAHLHMEIVGTQGKPAIAHRDLKSKNILVKINGTCAIGDLGLAVRHDVITDTVDIQLNNRVGTKRYMAPEVLEETINMNHFDSFKRADVYALGLILWEISRRCNVSGMHEEYQLPFYDVAPSDPTIEEMRKVVCIDRHRPTIPNKWCTIEALALMSKVMKECWYHNAGARLTALRIKKSIASYIALNGIK; the protein is encoded by the exons atgaaaattaatgtaataatGTGTGGTGGTACCACGagcattattgtttttataactttCATCATTTTAATACAGACGTCATCAATCGTTAATg gcaTAAAATGCTACTGCGATATTTGTGCTGATGATAACAACACTTGTACAACTGATGGTTTTTGTTTTGCAAGTTCAACAAGAAAAGATGACACAATAATCCACGATTACag GTGTTACGATAAAGAAACAGTCTTTCCATCATCAGATTTCTCAGCTTGGTGCAATGATGATGGTGTTCACGGAAGCCCAGATGGCAGTGAATTTGTTATTGAATGTTGTCAACATGCCAATTACTGCAATCGTGATATCAAGCCTTTCTTTCGCCCACAAATGGCCGATTCATATCGCG taaCGTCAGCTGGTGGTGTTGGAGCATGGTCAACATGGAAAGTTGCATTGACAATAGCACTACCAATATGTGGTATATGTATTGTTGTTATGATAATATATCATGTTCATTTGAGTCGTCAACGACCAGCAAGACATTTTCCTGATGATTCAATGGAAGCACCAGATCAACCAATTTTGGGTGGTGTCACTATCAGAGACATGCTTGAAATGACAACAAGTGGAAGTGGTTCag ttGGTTTACCACTACTTGTGCAGAGAAGTATTGCACGTCAAATACAACTTGTTGAAACAATTGGAAAAGGTAGATTTGGTGAAGTATGGCGTGGAAGATGGCGTGGTGAAAATGTTgctgttaaaatatttagttcACGTGAAGAAAGATCATGGTTTAGAGAAGctgaaatttatcaaactgTTATGTTAAGACATGATAATATACTTGGTTTTATTGCTGCTGATAACaaag ataatgGAACATGGACACAACTGTGGTTAATAACTGATTATCATGAAAAAGgttcattatttgattttttaaatcgtacaacagttgatgttgatgttatGATTAAAATGGCACACACGATGGCAACTGGTCTTGCTCATCTACATATGGAAATTGTTGGTACACAAGGTAAACCAGCAATTGCACATAGAGATcttaaatctaaaaatatacttgtcaAAATAAATGGTACATGTGCTATTGGTGATTTGGGTCTTGCTGTTAGACATGATGTTATAACTGACACTGTTgatatacaattaaataatagagTTGGTACAAAACGTTATATGGCACCTgag GTTCTTGAAGAGACTATAAATATGAATCATTTCGATTCATTCAAGAGGGCAGATGTTTATGCTCTTGGATTAATACTGTGGGAAATATCAAGACGATGTAATGTCAGTGGTATGCATGAAGAATATCAACTTCCATTTTATGATGTTGCACCTTCTGATCCTACTATTGAAGAAATGCGAAAAGTTGTTTGTATTGATAGACATAGACCTACTATACCAAACAAATGGTGCACCATTGAG gCACTTGCATTGATGTCTAAAGTCATGAAAGAATGCTGGTATCATAATGCTGGAGCTAGACTAACAGCacttagaattaaaaaatcaattgccAGTTATATTGCGTTGAACGGTATAAAGtga
- the LOC122860334 gene encoding TGF-beta receptor type-1 isoform X2 encodes MKINVIMCGGTTSIIVFITFIILIQTSSIVNGIKCYCDICADDNNTCTTDGFCFASSTRKDDTIIHDYRRCLDQKQWFPPHYPHQCKNGTNAGDICCDTDFCNVKSLITLSPNATQYHKVTSAGGVGAWSTWKVALTIALPICGICIVVMIIYHVHLSRQRPARHFPDDSMEAPDQPILGGVTIRDMLEMTTSGSGSVGLPLLVQRSIARQIQLVETIGKGRFGEVWRGRWRGENVAVKIFSSREERSWFREAEIYQTVMLRHDNILGFIAADNKDNGTWTQLWLITDYHEKGSLFDFLNRTTVDVDVMIKMAHTMATGLAHLHMEIVGTQGKPAIAHRDLKSKNILVKINGTCAIGDLGLAVRHDVITDTVDIQLNNRVGTKRYMAPEVLEETINMNHFDSFKRADVYALGLILWEISRRCNVSGMHEEYQLPFYDVAPSDPTIEEMRKVVCIDRHRPTIPNKWCTIEALALMSKVMKECWYHNAGARLTALRIKKSIASYIALNGIK; translated from the exons atgaaaattaatgtaataatGTGTGGTGGTACCACGagcattattgtttttataactttCATCATTTTAATACAGACGTCATCAATCGTTAATg gcaTAAAATGCTACTGCGATATTTGTGCTGATGATAACAACACTTGTACAACTGATGGTTTTTGTTTTGCAAGTTCAACAAGAAAAGATGACACAATAATCCACGATTACag GCGATGTCTTGATCAAAAACAATGGTTCCCACCGCATTATCCACACCAGTGCAAAAACGGAACGAATGCTGGCGATATCTGCTGCGATACTGACTTCTGCAACGTCAAATCATTAATTACACTATCACCAAACGCAACCCAATATCATAAAG taaCGTCAGCTGGTGGTGTTGGAGCATGGTCAACATGGAAAGTTGCATTGACAATAGCACTACCAATATGTGGTATATGTATTGTTGTTATGATAATATATCATGTTCATTTGAGTCGTCAACGACCAGCAAGACATTTTCCTGATGATTCAATGGAAGCACCAGATCAACCAATTTTGGGTGGTGTCACTATCAGAGACATGCTTGAAATGACAACAAGTGGAAGTGGTTCag ttGGTTTACCACTACTTGTGCAGAGAAGTATTGCACGTCAAATACAACTTGTTGAAACAATTGGAAAAGGTAGATTTGGTGAAGTATGGCGTGGAAGATGGCGTGGTGAAAATGTTgctgttaaaatatttagttcACGTGAAGAAAGATCATGGTTTAGAGAAGctgaaatttatcaaactgTTATGTTAAGACATGATAATATACTTGGTTTTATTGCTGCTGATAACaaag ataatgGAACATGGACACAACTGTGGTTAATAACTGATTATCATGAAAAAGgttcattatttgattttttaaatcgtacaacagttgatgttgatgttatGATTAAAATGGCACACACGATGGCAACTGGTCTTGCTCATCTACATATGGAAATTGTTGGTACACAAGGTAAACCAGCAATTGCACATAGAGATcttaaatctaaaaatatacttgtcaAAATAAATGGTACATGTGCTATTGGTGATTTGGGTCTTGCTGTTAGACATGATGTTATAACTGACACTGTTgatatacaattaaataatagagTTGGTACAAAACGTTATATGGCACCTgag GTTCTTGAAGAGACTATAAATATGAATCATTTCGATTCATTCAAGAGGGCAGATGTTTATGCTCTTGGATTAATACTGTGGGAAATATCAAGACGATGTAATGTCAGTGGTATGCATGAAGAATATCAACTTCCATTTTATGATGTTGCACCTTCTGATCCTACTATTGAAGAAATGCGAAAAGTTGTTTGTATTGATAGACATAGACCTACTATACCAAACAAATGGTGCACCATTGAG gCACTTGCATTGATGTCTAAAGTCATGAAAGAATGCTGGTATCATAATGCTGGAGCTAGACTAACAGCacttagaattaaaaaatcaattgccAGTTATATTGCGTTGAACGGTATAAAGtga
- the LOC122860335 gene encoding glutathione synthetase-like, producing MNKMKDSLPSCTSLPLSLSSEDLNDLIDTTRDWALMHGLSVRPITNTTKDILQHNYTVYFTNKLFNIYETVINEGIRQKISLGLFRSDLMLETSCTNDCKKLQPFCCWKQVEMNTMASGMAWLGPATTQLHKFVLNEIGLGDAIINLPDNKAIEGLCSGILEAWKIYNDPLAIIIFVVEDFSYNISDQRFHEFEIKRQNPNVKVVRKTLTQLSNQAKLGINNELLINNNKVAVVYYRCGYEPKQYPTQKEWDVRLLIERSLAIKCPSIQYHLAGTKKVQQALANSNVVANYLNNDKKVACIENIFTGLYSLALDENGNAATDMALKYPERFVMKPQREGGGNNIYGKDIKYFLQSIKNPCERTAWILMDKITPPQQLNYLISPNNKIQLSNVVSELGIFGVIIGDENNILINKQAGHIFRTKLTTSNEGGLMSGTAFSDSPYLIDL from the exons atgaataaaatgaaagatTCATTACCATCATGCACATCATTACCATTGTCATTATCATCAGaagatttaaatgatttaattgacaCAACTAGAGATTGGGCATTGATGCATGGTCTATCAGTAAGACCAAtaacaaatacaacaaaagATATTCTTCAACATAATTATACagtatattttacaaataaattatttaatatttatgaaacaGTTATAAATGAAGGAAtaagacaaaaaatatcacTTGGTTTATTTAGATCAGATTTAATGCTTGAAACAAGTTGTACAaatgattgtaaaaaattacaaccaTTTTGTTGTTGGAAACAAGTTGAAATGAACACAATGGCATCAGGAATGGCATGGCTTGGTCCAGCTACAACACAATTACATAAATTTGTTCTTAATGAAATTGGTCTTGGTgatgcaattattaatttaccagaTAATAAAGCCATTGAAGGTCTTTGTAGTGGAATACTTGAAGCATGGAAAATATACAATGATCCATt ggcaataataatttttgttgttgaagaTTTTTCATACAATATATCAGATCAACGTTTTCATGAGTTTGAAATAAAACGTCAAAATCCAAATGTTAAAGTTGTTAGAAAAACATTAACACAATTATCAAATCAAGCTAAACTTGGTATCAACAAtgaacttttaataaataataataaagtagcTGTTGTTTATTATCGTTGTGGATATGAACCAAAACAATATCCAACACAAAAAGAATGGGATGTTAGATTATTAATTGAACGTTCATTAGCAATTAAATGTCCATCAATTCAATATCATTTAGCTGGTACCAAAAAAGTACAACAAGCACTTGCTAATTCAAATGTTGttgcaaattatttaaacaatgataaaaaagttgcatgtattgaaaatatatttaccg gtctTTACTCATTGGCTCTTGATGAAAATGGTAATGCAGCAACAGATATGGCATTAAAATATCCAGAACGTTTTGTTATGAAACCACAAAGAGAAGGTGgtggtaataatatttatggtaaagatattaaatattttttacaatcaattaaaaatccaTGTGAACGTACAGCTTGGATTTTAATGGATAAAATAACACCAcctcaacaattaaattatctcaTAAgtccaaataataaaattcaattatctaATGTTGTATCTGAACTTGGTATATTTGGAGTAATCATtggtgatgaaaataatatattaattaataaacaagcTGGTCATATATTTAgaacaaaattaacaacatCAAATGAAGGTGGTCTCATGAGTGGTACCGCATTTTCAGACAGTccttatttaattgatttataa
- the LOC122860338 gene encoding UDP-glucose 6-dehydrogenase, translating to MTIKKICCIGAGYVGGPTCSVIALKCPEIIVTVVDKCKERIAQWNSDRLPIYEPGLDDVVEKCRGKNLFFSTDIERAIEEADLIFISVNTPTKTFGHGNGKAADLKYVESAARMIAQIATSNKIVVEKSTVPVRAAESIMNILNANHKPGVEYQILSNPEFLAEGTAINDLINADRVLIGGANTPGGQSAIEELCQVYEHWIPRKNILTTNTWSSELSKLAANAFLAQKISSINALSAICEATGADISEVAVAVGMDKRIGKEFLQASVGFGGSCFKKDILNLVYISECLNLPAVAAYWQQVIDMNEYQKTRFSAGVIESLFNTVTDKKITILGFAFKKNTGDTRESPAIHVAKTLLDEGAILHIYDPKVEESQIIEDLSMDHVPDLKHKVKIYPDAYSATKNTHAIVLCTEWDEFMQLDYERIYSEMTKPAYIFDGRKILQHDRLQKIGFIVQTIGKKLTRSAISRSWGSQSQI from the exons atgacaattaaaaaaatatgttgtatTGGTGCTGGCTACGTTGGTGGTCCAACATGCAGTGTGATTGCTCTTAAATGTCCAGAAATTATTGTTACAGTTGTTGATAAATGTAAAGAAAGAATTGCTCAATGGAATTCAGATCGTTTACCAATTTATGAACCAGGTCTAgatgatgttgttgaaaaatgtcgtggtaaaaatttatttttttcaactgatatTGAAAGAGCAATTGAAGAAgctgatttaatatttatatcagtTAATACACCAACAAAAACATTTGGTCATGGTAATGGTAAAGCTGctgatttaaaatatgttgaaAGTGCTGCAAGAATGATTGCACAAATAGCAACatctaataaaattgttgttgaaaaaagtACAGTACCAGTTAGAGCTGCTGAAAGTatcatgaatatattaaatgcTAATCATAAACCAGGTGTTGAATATCAG atattatcAAATCCTGAATTTTTAGCTGAAGGTACAGCAatcaatgatttaataaatgcTGATAGAGTATTAATTGGTGGTGCAAATACACCAGGTGGTCAATCAGCAATTGAAGAATTATGCCAAGTCTATGAACATTGGATACCacgtaaaaatatacttacaacAAATACATGGAGTTCTGAGCTATCgaaattg gCTGCAAATGCATTTTTAgcacaaaaaatatcaagtataaATGCATTGTCAGCAATTTGTGAAGCAACTGGTGCTGACATATCAGaagttgctgttgctgttggtATGGACAAAAGAATTGGCAAAGAATTTTTGCAAGCATCTGTTGGTTTTGGTGGttcatgttttaaaaaagatatattaaaTCTTGTTTATATATCTGAGTGTTTAAATTTACCTGCAGTTGCTGCATACTGGCAACAAGTTATTGACATGAAtgaatatcaaaaaacaaGATTTTCAGCTGGTGTTATTGAATCTCTGTTCAATACTgtaactgataaaaaaattacaatattaggttttgcatttaaaaaaaatactggtgATACTAGAGAGTCACCAGCAATTCATGTTGCTAAAACACTTCTTGATGAAGGTGCTATTTTACACATATATGATCCAAAG GTTGAAGAAAGCCAGATCATTGAAGATTTGTCAATGGATCATGTGCCAGACTTGAAACataaagttaaaatatatCCTGATGCATATAGTGCTACAAAAAATACACATGCTATCGTTCTTTGTACTGAATGGGATGAGTTCATG caaCTGGATTACGAACGTATTTATTCAGAAATGACAAAACCAGCTTACATATTTGATGgaagaaaaatattgcaacATGATCGTTTGCAAAAAATTGGCTTTATTGTACaaacaattggaaaaaaattaacaagatcAGCAATTTCAAGATCTTGGGGTAGCCAatcacaaatataa
- the LOC122860339 gene encoding protein HIRA homolog, with amino-acid sequence MKLLKPNWVTHDDLPIFSVDIHPDGKRFATGGQGGDSGRVVIWNMEPIKNAKAERDKNVPKMLCQLDNHLACVNCVRWSANGLLASGGDDKVIMIWRLSNSGGGSSMFGSKPSVENWRCIATLRCHEGDILDLAWAPHSPWLASASVDNSVIVWDATKFPAIVAILKGHTGMVKGVTWDPVGKYLATQSDDRTLRVWRTADWGDSALISEPFDECGGTTHVLRLSWSPDGQYLVSAHAMNGGGPTAQIIERDGWTQDKDFVGHRKAVTCVRFNGNILQKNQPGSSKPQQYCCVAIGSRDRSLSVWLTSLKRPLVVINELFTHSVLDLSWSPCGLRLAACSWDGTVAFVQFTEKELGQPLDPAEQCILHERLYGKPLVPGACTVMETPSLLNLKISEPETKNDKPLSNGITQTSSSSTTTAATTTTTNTTTTPVKGPINKQIETRTSDGRRRITPMFIPPSPDINSTENLDETPAAKNSPTFTSTSQTKSSIIIEKRNDVVTPNVSITTNSLESSSSNKKQGQKLKKRQLSVTKIISNSNNKKPKLCFNNSNTSGNVLPPLQPSKSMSQQSAHYAVTVINKQELSHLQVFRGTDIEPTWDLYMGYNAVGLAVSAGLIVVGLEDGSIHIFDPVKGTRPAPPLVPPSPFAKIHAVGNVVMVISCCGAVRVWEIGDNCRLTVSTSARHLVTSGCSLLSCNIHNGMPHLGFTNARAYIFNKEMGTWLLVGDSQDPIWRWSAQNAGGRPPRGPLSSLQEGLNRTAGGTKPNPNPLYNGPSVVSYLEQQLLASKALGSSQEYAHWCMALVSFLLTQEGLEKRLRVILDELMGPSHSSASKSTWDPMILGLKKHQLLDDVLKVIGGHLRWQRLYIEYYEQLSELKNDCN; translated from the exons atgAAGCTTCTCAAGCCGAATTGGGTTACTCATGATG ATCTTCCAATATTTTCTGTTGATATTCATCCTGATGGTAAACGTTTTGCCACTGGAGGCCAag gtgGTGATTCTGGGAGAGTCGTTATATGGAATATGGAAccaataaaaaatgcaaaagcTGAACGTGATAAAAATGTTCCAAAAATGCTTTGTCAATTGGACAATCATTtgg caTGTGTAAATTGTGTAAGATGGAGTGCAAATGGTTTATTAGCATCAGGTGGTGATGATAAAGTTATTATGATATGGAGATTATCAAATAGTGGTGGTGGAAGTTCAATGTTTGGTAGTAAACCAAGTGTAGAAAATTGGCGTTGTATAGCAACATTAAGATGTCATGAAGGTGATATATTAGATCTTGCATGGGCACCACACAGTCCTTGGCTAGCATCAGCATCAGTTGATAATAGTGTTATTGTATGGGATGCAACAAAATTTCCAGCAATTGTTGCTATTTTAAAAGGTCATACTGGTATGGTTAAAGGTGTTACATGGGATCCTGTTGGTAAATATTTAGCTACACAATCAGATGATAGAACATTGAGAGTATGGAGAACAGCTGATTGGGGTGATTCAGCATTAATATCTGAGCCATTTGATGAATGTGGAGGTACAACTCATGTATTAAGATTATCTTGGAGTCCAGATGGACAATATCTTGTATCAGCACATGCTATGAATGGTGGTGGTCCTACTGCACAAATTATTGAACGTGATGGTTGGACACAAGATAAAGATTTTGTTGGACACAGAAAAGCAGTAACTTGTGTT cgTTTTAAtggtaatattttacaaaaaaatcaaccaGGATCATCAAAACCACAGCAATATTGTTGTGTAGCAATTGGCTCAAGAGACAGATCATTATCTGTATGGTTGACTTCATTAAAAAGACCATTAGTTGTAATAAATGAACTATTTACACATTCTGTTCTTGATTTAAGTTGGTCACCATGTGGTCTTCGTCTTGCAGCATGTTCTTGGGATGGGACTGTTGCATTTGTTCAATTTACTGAAAAAGAACTTGGTCAACCACTTGATCCTGCTgaacaa tgtatTCTTCATGAAAGACTTTATGGAAAACCTTTAGTACCAGGTGCATGTACAGTTATGGAAACaccaagtttattaaatttaaaaatatcagagccagaaacaaaaaatgataaaccaTTATCAAATGGTATAACacaaacatcatcatcatcaacaaccaCAGCAgctacaacaacaacgacgaatacaacaacaacaccagtCAAAGgaccaataaataaacaaattgaaacaAGAACATCTGATGGTAGAAGAAGAATAACACCAATGTTTATACCACCATCACCAGATATTAATTCAACtgaaaatttagatgaaacaCCAGCAGCTAAAAATTCACCAACATTTACAAGTACATCACAAACAAAAAgctcaattattattgaaaaacgtAATGATGTTGTAACACCAAATGTTAGTATAACAACAAATTCATtagaatcatcatcatcaaataaaaaacaaggacaaaaattaaaaaaacgtcaattatcagttacaaaaataattagtaattctaata ataaaaagccaaaattatgttttaataatagtaatacaaGTGGTAATGTATTACCACCATTACAACCGTCCAAATCAATGTCACAACAATCAGCTCATTATGCTGTAACagtgataaataaacaagaattATCACATTTACAAGTATTTCGTGGTACAGATATTGAGCCAACATGGGATTTATATATGGGTTATAATGCTGTTGGTTTAGCAGTATCAGCTGGACTTATTGTTGTTGGTTTAGAAGATGgtagtatacatatatttgaTCCAGTAAAAGGTACAAGACCAGCACCACCATTAGTACCACCATCACCATTTGCTAAAATACATGCTGTTGGTAATGTTGTTATGGTTATATCATGTTGTGGTGCTGTACGTGTATGGGAAATTGGTGATAATTGTCGTTTAACAGTATCAACATCAGCACGACATTTAGTTACATCTGGttgttcattattatcatgtaatATACATAATGGTATGCCACATTTAGGTTTTACAAATGCAAgagcatatatatttaataaagaaatGGGTACATGGTTGTTGGTTGGTGATAGTCAAGATCCAATTTGGCGTTGGTCTGCACAAAATGCTGGTGGTAGACCACCAAGAGgaccattatcatcattacaaGAAGGACTTAATAGAACTGCTGGTGGTACTAAACCAAATCCAAATCCACTTTATAATGGACCAAGTGTTGTGTCATATCttgaacaacaattattagcaTCAAAAGCATTGGGTAGCTCACAAGAATATGCACATTGGTGTATGGCActtgtatcatttttattaacacaag aaGGACTTGAAAAACGACTGAGAGTAATTCTTGATGAATTAATGGGACCAAGTCACAGTTCAGCATCAAAAAGTACTTGGGATCCAATGATACttggattaaaaaaacatcaattacTTGATGATGTATTAAAAGTCATTGGTGGTCATCTTAGATGGCAGAGATTATACATAGAGTACTATGAACAATTGTCAGAACTTAAAAATGATTGTAATTAA